Part of the Zingiber officinale cultivar Zhangliang chromosome 6A, Zo_v1.1, whole genome shotgun sequence genome, GAAAAGTTGATACATCAAACAAGAACTAACAAATTATAATGTCACCCTAATTAAGAATAATACGGCAAGTGAATAGTATGATGATTTGAAAGCTACTAGGCGTGGCTGAAATAGGTTAAGATGGTACACGCAGCTTCTAAGGCACACAATTACATATAAAATTCTTCAGGTTCCTCAATCAGAGTTAAGGTTAAAGGAGTAGAGGAAAACCAGGGACTAAGACTATAGTTAAGGAACTAAAAAATCAAATAACAGATCTCAAAGTTACTAGTGATATAATTTATTCAATGGAGATAAGATCCATGTAGCTAAAACCCAAACAGTTGAAATTAACATGGCTCGATGATAAAAATGAGTGAATAGAACAGAAGTTTGTGATGAAACACCCCACTCTTAGCTCTTTGATTACCTGTTTTGCCTTGTTTGATATGACTGAAAGAATGATATTTAAGCTAAAATTTCATAAATGGCTCTTCTCAAGATGTTCTTATCAAGTCCTTTTAATAGAAATACATCAACGGCAATACCAACCAAGGTTATTTACCAACCAAACACTCCTGTTGGCGCATACAGCTAAGAACCAAGATAGAAATTTCATCTAGGAACAAATATTAAGAACATTGTAAAAGTAAACACCAAGATAACAAAGCAGTAGTATCAATATTCATTATTTCTTACTCTTCTTTCAAGCGTGGAGATCATATCAAGTGAAAATAATACTTTGCATCCTTGAGTAAGTTGAGACCTTGTAAACGAAAACACAGGAAGAATTGGAACCATAGAATGTTCAACGTAAGTAAAACAATTAACATAATAATTAGTAGATGAGCAGAGGCATGAATCTGAAGGTCTTCCATGTGATGTCGATGGAATTAGCAAATTTCATCACAAAGTTAATTGGAACAACAGGGACAACATTGACAACTCATTGATTGTACATCACCCATCCAGAAATAAGGGGGGAAAACTGTAGTTGCTTCTTTCTTGTAGGTGAAGGAGAATAGGTCAAATAAATATCATATGTATCTCTTATATGGACAACTTAAATGGCATTGACCAAATATAGCAAACCACTATGTAACAACCTAAATATTATTTCCAAATTAAGAGGAAGCAGTTGTTATAGAgaacaaatataattttattatatgcAGGATCATAAAAACACTGAATTATACTACTAATCAAGTTAAAAAAGACCTCAGCTGAAAGTTCCAAGTTATCAACCCATGATGAAGTTAACCTTAAGACCAACAGAATCCTATGGAAGAGGAACTAAGACTTCACGAGCATGATGTCATAACTATGATTTCACAATGCATTCCTTTCAATGATTGTGGTATAGATCCTCATTAACCATTAGCACAGCAACGTGATTGAAAAAAATGCAGAGATATAAAAAATAAGAGCTTGCCAAATTAGCCAAAGGAACTTGCTAGTGAAGTGAAGATACCTCCTTCCCCGGAATAAATTGCAAAAAATGTTATCAGCTCAACTAAAAATGACAAGATCATAAATATAGCATGTACTAtacaaatcataaaattaagtctAAAGAATATAAAGGAGGTCGAGAACAAAAAACCTTTTGAAAGTACAAGAAACTTTTGCATGAAAAATGTCTTTTGCAGATGCCAAAAAGCTACATTTTCTTGCTGAGGAAATCCTTTCAACATAATCAACAACATGTATGTCACCATGTTAGTCACTCAGGTTGCTCAATTGAGAAGTTGAGTGCCTAAACTGAAGACAACTGCAAATCACCAGGAAAAAGTGCCTTGAAGGAAAGCCGAAATGGACTAACATCACAATCAGGCAATGTTGTTCTCAGTAATGCCATAATAGCTTTTGTTACCTGATGTGCAATGTCTTCATTAACACAATTTCGGAGTAGcacaaaaattataataataaacataaaagGCAAAGTAATTAAGTTCATCCCATTCAAGAGAGCCTAGGATTCTGAAGTTTACCTACTAATTCACTTGCAATGGCAATATTACACATGCCATGGCCCAAGAAGAGAGCTTCCAATAATGAGATAAGAGATCAACTTACTCTATAAGATGCAGTCAGGATGCATATATTTGCAGTATGAAGAGAAAACTCAAAGATATTTCGAAACTAGTAATAAATTTTTATGGTCAACTTGATTCATGTGTTGTTTCTTTTAGCAGGGAATGTAATGGAAAAGTGAATACCTATTCTTATTCTAGCATTACAACTGACACAACTTGTCAATCTTAGCTAATTTCTGCAAAATAAGATGATGTTACTAACTGATGAGCCTACTTAGAGTTAATAACTGCTTGAAGAAGCTTCATCATGTGTTGCAATAACCTACAAGCATACGATAAGAAGTAAAAGCCTAATCACTAAAACGAAGATGTAACAGCATGAAGATGTAACAGCATAAACTAGATTATCCTCATGAAATAACAAAACTCAATAGTAGAGCAAGTTAAGAGACCAGCACTCACAGCTCCCATGACCTAACAAGCAATTACAAGATGCAAATATAATTAAGGCGCAAGCAAAAATTCTGCACGAAAACAGAAAGCCACCCTTTTTCCGATAAAAGGCAACCCCATGAGTATTAAAAGGTATTCTCCTGTCTTGCAAACATGCTTGGGATGCTTTTCCAGAGACCTGCATTATTTGATGTCACATGAGTAAGCAGAATAAACAAATTGGTTATAGCATCGTATGCAATAACTTACTTGTCTCCGGTAAAGAATCGCAACATTGCCAAAGGAGACGTCAGCATTGAGTCATGTGATGTCATCTCTAAAATTTTGTCAATGACAAATGCACATTGTGCATCTTCGTTGCGCCATTCCTTAATAGAAACCTGACTACTGTTAAGCAGCATACTTCAAACAGTGACATCAACACTTTATATCAAATATCATCATAATCATTTCCTCTTTGGGAGTACATTGCATGAATCTTATCACCCCATTGAAATCCATGCAATGCAATattctaattaattaaattatttttctacATTAACAAATATTGATGTTGGTCTACCACCACTTACATCTTTCATTCTAATAATTTCACTCTTCCAACAAGACAATTCATCGATCATCTTTGAACATGCatgttcctgtcgggaagctgagaagacgaacctgccggtgtgacgtgtctggaatgttgaccgcatctcaaTGACCCGGATGTTGGGCTGTCTCCTGCATTGACCAAGTCGTCCGATGTCCTTTAGTGAACACTacttgccccggtctctggtaccccgatgctcgaggcgggtcccacgaatatataagtagCTGACTAATGATAGAACTAAATAAATACAAGACGAGTACGATGACGTACCTGGCCCCggaggggcgccctcggatggatcggtgagtTGGTCGCGCTGCTGATCGAGCCGTCATGGCCCCGAATGAGTAGATGAATATGAACTAGCTAAGGAGTCGGATCTGGGGGCGACAACATGGAATCTGGTGCAACATGGATCCAGAAGGCGGCATGCAGGCCGAGACATGACAACGGCACCTAGGCCGGAATACCACAACGGCTCGCAAGCCGACATACGGCACGCAGGCCGAATAATACCAATAACTAAGCGGCTCGATGCCGGAACACAACACACAAAGCACAATACCAGCCATGGAGGTCGTGAGTCGGCCAACAATGGATGTGGCATCGGAGGGCAGCGGCGGCAATGGCCGCTGGGCTCGGTGGCTGTGGCAGCGAGCGGGGAGTAAGCGTTAAGGACGGAACTGACGATATGAGCGCGGAGGACGCCGGGCGAAGTAGGCAGCTACTCGCTCGGGGGAGGAGCCGAAAGGGGAGGCGAGCTCGGAGGTCTCGGGCAGGAGGTCATGGCCCTCGGAGAGCTGGTCAGCGGCGACAGTCTCAACGCAGCGGAGAAGGAGGCCGAGGAGGCGAAGTCCGCGAGATTCCTCGCCAAGGGAGCCGCCGTCCAAGGCTGACTCCTCGACGGAAGGGGAAGCGGAGGTGGCAGGAGGTTCGGCCTCCGGTTGTCATTGAGGTCGAAGGGGGGCGTGGCGACGCCGGCGAcggtggaggaggaggatgaAGGTTCGCGGCCAGGGCACTTGGATCTCctgaaggaggaggaggcggcaTCATCGAGGGAGGGCAGTGGCATGCATGAGAGAGAGAGGCGTCCATCCGCCGACGGCGGCGAGGGACCAAGAAAAAGTCCCTTCCTCTGTTCATGGTGGCGGCGGCCCCAAACTACAGCACGAAGCCAAAAAGTCCTCTCCCCCTTCCTTCTCAATGAACAGTGCGTCTTATAAACTCAAAGCCCTAATCTTGCAAAAGACTGAACAGCCCCTCTCTTTCTCCCTAATCACTCCTACGCCCCAAGCTGCATCCGCATCAATGTATATATCATCTCTTTATTTATTCTTAAGAACTCCTCGCATCCATTTCAACCTTCTCGTCTCTGCTATAATAGCTTGTTGAATATGTTGTTTTTCCACATCCCAACACTCCTCAACAGAGTATCGCTAGTCAAATCACAATCTTATAAAACTTTAATTTCAGTGTTTGAGGACATGATTATCACAAACGACTCCAAATGCTTCACTCCATTTTGATCACTCATTTTATAGCATATTAAGTATATCTTCATCAATATGCTTATTACATAACAAGTATACCTTGCTTCCACAGGAATTATCAATCACAATTTGTTTAATACAGCAACGTTTATTATTGTTCAGTATGAGAGCAGAAACTACCTCAACAATGCACTTGGTAGAGCGGTAATTCTTCTTCAATCTAACCTGTAATCAGTTACAGTCCAAATAAGAAATTAGGACCTTCACACGGAAGTCAAATGCTAGCATTCATGAAGAGTCAAATATTTTTAAGACTAGAAATAGCAAAATCAAAGGCACAAAACCTCTTTGACAGTAGGAAAGTTTCTTTGACAGCACCATTAAAACTGAATATGGACTGGATGCAGTTAAAAACAGAAATAGTAAGAAACATGAAGAAATACAAATATCTGGCTTTGAAAGAGAATAACAGCTTTGATCATATCAGAAACATGTATCTCAAAAATAAGAGTAGAAGTAAAGAAAACCAGAAGAAAATAAGCAAACCTGATCTTCATCACCAATAATTTTTACACGATTATGAGAAGCTAAAATCCTTAAGAGGCCATACTGCAATGAACTTGTATCCTGAAATTCATCTATAACAATTGCCTTCCAAGTGCTCCAACACTCATTGTACACTGAATATTCacaaatattaagttaatttcatATAACATTAACCAGAGTATGCTTGGATACTATTAGCATTAAGTGCACATAATGACCTTCAGGGAAATCAGCAAGTAACTTCACAGATGAGCTAATGAAATCATGAAAATCCAAAGCGTTGCAAGAGCTAAGAATCTTGTCATAGTTTTCAAGGATCAAAGCCTGATTTTAAACAAAAGAGGTTAGGTCATGTCATTCTTAACAGAGATGGAGGGATGGATTTATAATGAGAAAAATCACATACACCAGTTTCATCACCATTTATACCACAGTCTTCAGCTGTTCTGCCAGAGGCCTTAGCCTGCCAATGTATTGTAAATGTCATTACACATTTGCAAATATAAATGAGCAGACCACCAAAATCTTGTGTGTGCAATGATTATACTTAAACAACAAAATATATAACAACCAAATCAAAATGCTTAACaataaaaaagattaaaagataTGTAAGTACTGGTGTATGTCAAATTTGCAGATTCTGGAGTACAAGTAGCAACTTTTCAGTAGATCATGGCCTACAACAAACTAAGCGTTAGAAAACACATTAGATGTCCATGTTGAAAGAGACAACAAAAAGTTAAACAACTTCAGAACAGAGTTTTAAATGCCAGTCAAATATGATGACTCAAGTTCATTGCACAGTCTGAGATGTGCTTTTCTCTGTCTGTACACTGGACACACAATTGGCATGAATCACCTATCCTAACTAGTCACTAAAACAGAAAGCAGCAATAACTTGcaaggaattttttgaaatttgagtCCACAGTCACTACAAGTAGTTCATAGAATATGTACTGGGATATCATCCATTATACCAACCTGTATGATCCTGTGGTAAAAATATATAGGTACCAGTTAGCGCAAAACCTTTTCTAGTACCAGCACTCCATCAGACTAAGTTGTATATACCAGAccaattaaaatttaatctttgCTTGTATGAACATTCAAAATAGGTGACTCATGATATGCTGATCATGTACTTTTTTTCTCAATGTTAGGTTTCATCCATCGTGATATTAATGTTTtctaaagaaaaagaataaatatAGGGGGAATGATAATCCCAGCTAAAGAATTAGTCATATAATTAAATCCCagtaagttaaacttaaacttatttactagtagaacttttcgaataataaaatttgaacttagctcgatattatttattttgattactTTAAGTTTTCCATTGTTGTCaaatgtaaaatagcctaagttcttgatttttaattttgtgaATTTCAATCTGTCTCCCGTCATATGTTTGAAACACCTACTATACAACATCCATTAattcaaatcattattttttaCCAATAAAGTACTCAATTTGGAACCAACTTAAGTAGATTTTTAAATGCATAGATTGATTTCAGCTAattattttccatctcactcattctatatATAAAACATAAACTTTATGAGTTCGTGTAAGATAGAGTTAAATTAATCTTaacttttaaattgatttaaagtttaagttcattaatataagaaaattaatcaagttgagaaattaattaaaaatatgaattaagttttgaaaaataattagatttaaattttgaaaaaagaatGAGTTTGGTTAAGTATTTGATTAGTTTGAGTTAGGTTAAGTAAATTAATAGATTAATCCTTACATCTCACCCATTTCTAGATTAatccttataaatttttttttgagatgTTTATAATTTGAAATCTAGGAATTGATTAATATTTAAGTTATACTTTAAGTTTTTATCTAATAATCCTAATCTAGGCTGCATAAGGAAAGCAGTAAATCAGGCAATCAAGCAAATCTATCTAataataaagatggtctttctattgaatTCTCCTAGATCATAACCTCAATAaaatctatcaaggtaatgattTGATCATTATGGATCCAATATTAATTAAGTCCAACTTTATTAGTCAAGTTCGAGTTaaagactcatgcttggactagatttCTATTAGTTTGATTTAGTAAAGACAAGTAAGATCTGAATCGATATTTGGCTTTGTATCCAAGTTCGGATCGGTTATATACGgccctttattttccaagaataaaATCAAGATTATTGAAACACAAAGTGAACACAAAGCTCCTACATCCGTTGTACTTTGTACTTGTTGAGAAAGCTCTAACATGGTGCGagcctcaacttgaacttagtcTTGAGATTTTTAGGAGGCGCACAGAAGCATGTATTGTTAGGACAATAAGCATACATTTCTTCTGATCACAATATGCAAACAAATTACTTTTTTAGTTGTTCTAAGAGTCAAGTACATAGTCATCTAGTCTCTGTCAAAATGGATGAAATCAACGATGTAAATTCATATAGCCAGGGTATAATAATTAGTTTCCAGTGAATGTAATCCTGAAAGAGCGAGGCAACAGATATAGTAACTTATTGTCTTAGTGCAATTGAGGAACTTAGTGTCCCGCAACATCTAAATGATTCAACAAGCTGCTCTTCAGTAACCTAAGACAACGAAAGTAACTAGAGTCAGAAAAATACAAGACTATTCATTCAAGCTACCATCTCACTCCCGTAACATATTGTTGGATACAGTCAGAAAAATATAAAACGCGTACAAGATTACGAGGTATGAAGTTACGCCCTGCATACCTTCTGGTGAAGATTAGAAACAAAGACAGACCTCCTGATAGACTCTCCGTATTGAGCCATTGGAATTCTGTCGAACCTATTACGCATCTCAAGCAAACTGTACTTTCTctgcggaaaagaaaaaaaaaatcaattacgaCAAGTAGGTTTCCCTTTTCCTCCAACTACAGAAGATTAAATCCGGATCAAGGGACCGTGATCGCGCTCCTGTCCAGAATAGAATAAGCATGGCCAAGAGACCCGACGATAGTAAGGAGGGGGGAACGAACTCCTCGGCAGAGGGGTTCAACTGGAGAAATGCGAGGGCGAGCACATCTGAAATCGATTCCGTGCGGTCAAATCGGCCATCTTTCGTAGCACGGGGAGAGGAAGATGATGGAGGCTGGACTTGAAGGAACGGAGTCGATACCTGGAAGGAAGATCAGGTGACGTAACCGAGGCGTTGCGCTTAACTTCAGAAGAAGTCCGGAGAGCCGGCGCCGCTCATCGTCGCTGTCTTCCTCAATCTCTCCTCTCTTCGCCTGCTGGCCGCGATTCCAAAGAATTATTTAGGCCTTGGCCCATTTATCAACTCACTAGGGAAAAATATAATAGATTACCCGTTGGATCAGTGAGAGAACGACTCTTCTCATAAACATTCGAAACATACTTAATTGTTGTCCAATATATATTTGTCACAAAGTTTTAAAGTTTTGATTATGGGACTATCTTTTTCTTGATTGTGGGTCAATGGTAGGATTATTCTTCAAATTATATTACTATTCCCCTTCATGAGATGTATTCTCTGTGTAACATTCCCTTTCTCCTTATGAGATTATTTTTGAGGTTTCCATGATTCATTAAATTTGATGTTGCTGGAGAGAAACTACAATCTAAAAAGATTATCGCATCTTTTATTAATTCCAGTTAGTAGCATATTCGCTAATAAGCCTAGACTTCCTAGAATTGAACATATTTGtaataagataaaattttatatatctttGAGCTACTTTAGGATGATTGTCAAGAATATGCTTATGATTATACAAGTATAAGGACCTATATCAATAGGTGAGAGTAACGCTCCATCATAAATAATACATTATACATGGGAGTAACGCTCATTCATAAAACTACAAATGATCAAGACATCTAGCTATTTAGCTATGAACTTCGAGAGATCGCCCTATAGATAACCTATGGATAGTTCAAAATAACAAGAGATTGCTCTACCATAAATAACCCGTGGACAGACAAGATATAACTATCTAGCTACAAACTGCGGGAGATCACTCTATCACGGATACCCCGTGAtcagcctagggtataacaacttAAGAAGAacaatgtaacgacccgacccctcggccccttgggcggcccatctggcggccccttggctgtcccttgggcggcccaactgacgacagtggatttttgtcttccccaggattcgaactctagacctccaggataagtactagagtttatgaatcctggtagccaagtgagcgccactcggctaccaggattcataaactctagtacttatcctggaggtctagagttcgaatccaagggaaagcaaaaatccactggccaggggtggaaagaccttgtaagtaacggcacgaccgagggtcgtcggtcgacgacataaggggtcgccagttgggccgtccccctcggccccttgggcggcccaaccttggtcccttgggcggccacaatggcggcccaactggcgaccccttatgtcgtcaaccgacgactcttcggccatgccgttactcacaaggactttccacccctggctagtggatttttgccttccctaggattcgaactgtagatctccaggttaaatactagagtttatgaatcttggtagccaagtgagtggcagGGGTCACCAATTGAGCCGCCATTGTGGCCGTCCAAGGGACCAAGgttgggtcgccagttgggccgcccaaggggccgaggagCCGGATCGTTACAAACAATATAACAAATATATCGCAAtcactgtcaactctctcaaGATTATAGTGGGGGCAATCATCAACCACTCGTAGGAGACTTAGTTGAAAGGATAGACCGGTCACTGTCAACTTTCTCAACATCATAATAGGTCACTCACTCGTATAAGACTTAGTTGAGGGGATATATTGtcactgtcaactctctcaacatcgtagtgggtcacccactCGTATGAGACTTAGTTGACATAATATACTGGTCACTGTCAACTCTCTCGACATCACAATGGGTCATCCAATTGTAGGAGATTTAGTTCACAAGATATACATACAACAACACAGTGTAAAGTTACTTACATAATAACCAACTACATCATCAAGAGTATACGAACTCTAAGCAATGATCCATAATCATAACTAGCATGTTAAACATAGGTACATCCAGAATCATAAACTAACACTcacatatatctatatgtatGAAATGATCCAACAAGTGCCAACTATGCTTCATGCATAGTAATAGTAATACTTATAGTACACACGACACACGTGTGTACACTACATGGTATATACATAACAAATCATAAGCATCTTCCTATGGTACACACCATACATGTGCATACATTACATGATGTGCATCAATTAACATAAGCATTTTCCTATTGTACACATTATACACTTGTATACACTACATGTCATGTATCACATAAAATAAGCATCTGCCTATTGTACACACCACACAAGTATGTACACTACATTATATGAATAATTAAAATGTCAATCATCCTATTGTATACATCACACACGTTTGTACAACTAcaagatatgaaaaaaaaaactgagaTTGCATGGATATAAACTGATcaactcaaagatcaagcatatacGTATCAAACTAATGTTAAATAAGAATAGTCAAAATAAAGTAAATTAATCCATCAATTAAATTCATGCACTAAAATCAATAAACTATAAAAATCAAAAAAGAATTATTCTTCAAATTATATTACTATTCTCCTTTATAAGATATATTCTCTATGTGACATTCCCTTTCTCCTTGCAAGATTATTTCCAAGGTTTCCATGATTCGTTAAATTTTATGTTGCCAAAGAGAAACTACCATCTAAAATGATTACCGCATCTTTTATTAATTCCAGATAGTAGCATATTTGTTAATAAGCCTAGACTTATTAGAATTAAACATATTtgtaataaaatcaaattttatatatatctttgAGCTAAGGATGATTGTCAAGAATATGTAACTTACTTGTCTGAAGGCGATGAGATGGTGCGCTGGCTCGGATCACTGAAGAATAGCGAGCTTTCTTAAGATCTGAAAAAACTCCGCAACAATCCTGCACATAGTCAGATgatccaacaaagcgttagtgacctaagatcagGATGGGAAACCCTTGCTAGTcgctccgacgctcaagttagtctcctcGCTCAAAAGTGGAAGAAGAATAGTAGAGAATGCCAGAAAGTAGGACATCAAATGCAAATGATTGTGTTAAGTACTTTGTCAGCGGAGAGGattttcctttttataccaccttacATAACCTCCACGATAGTGAGATGGTCCCCGATTTGTTAGAATctgttagaagatgagaaaagtacAACCTAGACGTCGTGCAATTATCCTTCCAGGAATTTTTTTCTACCCCAGATGTACTTCCTTTGTCGTTTATCACTGGGGCCTGTGATAACATGTCTCAAGAACTATATCATTTTATCTAGTTAATAAATGAGGATGGTTCGAGGGAGAATATTCCTCGACAAGTTTGCCAAACTATTCTAATGTTGTCGACAACTTGTCTGTTGAATATGTCCCAGCCAACCATTAAGCTGGTTGTATAtagagaataccttctgttgaacaTATTTTAGCCGACCATTAAATCGGttgtatattgagaataccttctattgaatatatTCCGGTCGGTCATTAAATCGATCGTATATTGAGACTACCTTTTCTTAAATATATATTGGTCGTATAAAATAGCTTCTATTGAATACATCCCAGCCGGTCATTAAGCCGATCGTATATTGAGAGTTTCTTCTATTCAATATATCTCGACTAGTCATTGCCGGTCATATATTGAGTACCTTTAAGCTCACTCGGACTTTGCCCAATCAAGCGCACACAAGCAACCTTACGCTCGCTCAACCTTCGCTCGGTCGATCATATGCTAAgagctttataaggctgagtaccttAAAGCATGTTTGGGTTTTTCCCGGTCGAGCATACATAGACAACCTTATATCCGTTCGGCCTTTGCTCGGTCGATCATATGCTAAGcgctttataaggctgagtaccttAAAGTTCGTTCGGGTTTTACCCAATCGAGCATACATAGGCAACCTTATGTTCATTCAACCTTCACTCGACCAATCGTATGCTAAGAGCTTTATAAAATTGAGTACCTTAAAGCTCGTTCGGATTTTGTGTACATAGGCGACCTTATGTTCGTTCAACATTCATTTGATCGATCAtatgctaagagttttataagactGAGTGCCTTTAAACTCGCTCGGGCTTTACCCGGCGAGCGC contains:
- the LOC121998020 gene encoding ATP-dependent DNA helicase SRS2-like protein At4g25120 — translated: MRNRFDRIPMAQYGESIRRSVFVSNLHQKAKASGRTAEDCGINGDETGALILENYDKILSSCNALDFHDFISSSVKLLADFPEVYNECWSTWKAIVIDEFQDTSSLQYGLLRILASHNRVKIIGDEDQSIFSFNGAVKETFLLSKRLD